In Juglans microcarpa x Juglans regia isolate MS1-56 chromosome 8D, Jm3101_v1.0, whole genome shotgun sequence, the following are encoded in one genomic region:
- the LOC121242355 gene encoding UPF0481 protein At3g47200-like, with translation MAGESETTFQDVDANTSFIENLEHRGTKLSDEITRMLESLEPLPESPGCCIYKVPDPIRNSNEEAYTPQIISIGPFHHGSQKLQTMEKFKLRYLKSFKERSQIIDLEDLVSSIRGVEESVRECYSETIPFGSDDFVKMILLDASFIIEFFLKKWSKSWTSHDAKILKPWYWGRLQLDLMLLENQLPFFVIHKIYDTALSSSSIYPSFIDLVIHQFGYTDVQIIEDPNIVMQITHFLHLHRSYICQDSERQTERSPGIIQEMHSATQLAEVGIKFMAYSGDLSQSDIKLVGRVMEIPRFKLDKNTEIYARNLIAFEQCHFPSAAYITDYYFLLRLLIRSQRDVDLLVREKIIVDWVDDIDATSVLNKILENIDCSWMNVNYRHLAEDQTNSMKPA, from the coding sequence ATGGCAGGAGAATCAGAAACTACTTTTCAAGATGTCGACGCAAATACTTCATTCATAGAAAATCTTGAACATCGAGGTACAAAATTGTCTGATGAAATCACAAGGATGTTAGAAAGCTTAGAGCCACTCCCAGAATCACCTGGATGCTGCATCTACAAGGTTCCAGATCCCATTCGCAATTCCAACGAAGAAGCTTACACTCCTCAAATTATATCCATAGGGCCTTTCCACCATGGTAGCCAAAAATTGCAAACCATGGAAAAGTTTAAACTGAGATATCTCAAGAGTTTCAAGGAACGATCCCAGATCATAGACTTGGAAGATTTAGTAAGCAGTATAAGAGGTGTGGAAGAAAGTGTTCGTGAATGTTATTCAGAGACTATTCCATTTGGGAGTGATGATTTTGTGAAAATGATCTTGTTGGATGCGAGCTTCATTATTGAGTTCTTCTTGAAAAAATGGTCGAAAAGCTGGACCTCACACGATGCTAAGATATTAAAGCCATGGTACTGGGGCAGGCTGCAGTTGGACTTGATGTTGCTTGAAAATCAACTTCCTTTCTTtgttattcacaaaatatatgACACTGCATTATCATCTTCATCAATATACCCTTCCTTCATTGACCTTGTCATTCACCAATTTGGATATACTGACGTTCAAATTATAGAGGATCCCAATATCGTGATGCAAATAACGCACTTTCTTCACCTGCATAGGAGCTATATTTGCCAAGACAGCGAAAGGCAAACAGAAAGAAGTCCCGGAATAATTCAGGAAATGCATAGTGCAACCCAACTGGCTGAGGTAGGAATCAAGTTTATGGCATACAGCGGGGATTTGTCTCAGAGTGACATAAAATTAGTAGGCCGAGTGATGGAAATCCCACGCTTTAAGTTAGACAAAAACACGGAGATTTATGCTCGAAACCTGATCGCCTTTGAGCAATGTCACTTTCCAAGTGCTGCATATATTACTGATTATTACTTCCTGTTACGTTTATTAATCAGAAGTCAGAGAGATGTGGATTTACTTGTTCGAGAGAAGATCATCGTTGATTGGGTAGATGACATCGATGCAACTTCTGTGCTCAACAAGATCTTAGAAAATATCGACTGTTCATGGATGAACGTTAATTATAGACATCTTGCTGAAGATCAAACAAATTCTATGAAGCCCGCGTGA